A region of the Cannabis sativa cultivar Pink pepper isolate KNU-18-1 chromosome 3, ASM2916894v1, whole genome shotgun sequence genome:
TTCTGTTTACACATCTTCACTTCGgtgcaacaacaatacataatttattttttcatatattatcCCTACACATATGTGTACAGGAAGGGAGTGAGTTCTCTAGGAAAGAGAACAATACTAAATTGAGGTGTGAAGGAGTAAGGACAGGTAGAggggtatatatagtacttgtggatGTGATTGTGTTGTGTagtcttttcaaaaattaaaaaaaaaaattaatacaaactgGAACTGCTAAAGATGGGGTGATATGACACCAATACAAACCTGATTTTGTCAATGCATTGAAAACCGTTACTTCAACATACCCAACCAACTAATAAATTTTCCTTGAAAGACGTAATTTGAACCAACCTATTGACCGGTTTTGTTATGGTTTGGTTCAGTTTGTACGTGTAAGAAATTAGTACAATTTGTAAGAAAAAAAGTTGTTATTAGTTTGTATTGGAATTCTAATTTCCAATAATCAGTTGACATGTGTAGGATGTATTACcttctttaataaaataaaaaatatttatttaaatatacaaaCCTTTGAAGTCAATATGAATGAAAATaatgttttaatttaaatatacattttcaATTTTGACTGGGTTAATATcaatgaaacttaatttttgtcTTATGTTAATAAAATCTCCTACAGTACATATGATGTGACATATAACTATGTAAAACTCAGCCAAGTACgtttttacaataaaataataatttcaacaCTTAAAGTAAACAACAAATCcttcaaaaccctaaaaaacgattttaaataaatgaggaagaccttttttgtattttaaaataataaacattttaataatattttcccaTCACTCCATATACGGTCAAATCAGTAGGTTGTACTATCCACTTGAATaacctaaaataaaaattacgtAGAAATCTGTTATtactataattaaattatttaactaattctgttcttaataaaattacagaatttattaaaaagaaaatcaagtaatatagtactatttatttttttgatctaAGTCAAATAttgtatgtatattttttagtacagttttcttaaaaaaatgattttaataattaattaatatctcATTGATTGGGACAAGATACCGTAAAATACGGTTGTTTAATTTTGGGTATTGTTTATTAGTGGATTTAATATAAACCAGTTAACCATGTACATCTTCAGATTGAgcgtgaaataaaaataaaagacaaattaTGCAACcaattaattatcataattattttagtacgtaaattgattaattatcattattatttgatactgtaaacatacattGTATTGAGATGAATTTGTACATATACTATAACATCGGGACTCTTATTACATGAGGAAGCAATTTGACCTAAGACTGTAAAAAACGCTGACATTTGCCTCCCGCATATCTTTTCTTCAAGGGTCTGGCGCACCGTTATGTCAAATATTATAACACTCATTCCTCGGTGGCTTTGTCCACTCGGGAGGTTAAGGTTCGGTAGGATGACATATTTGGGTGGCCGTTTTGGAAGTAGTTCCCTCCACCCTAGTCCACCCATCCCAAACCTTCGTCAACATTTCCTGAATATACATGTACCAcatacataaaatttttaagaaacaatttgtaataatataatattgaaataaatagacataaagagttgagttattaccaaaatttgttatgagatgattgattgaattgctgaaattcccttgatgcacctacaacacacggttgcagtgcataccaatccttctgtttacacatcttcactttggtgcaacaacaatacataatttatttttttaatatattatacacaCGTCTACATATAGGGAGTGAGTTGTCTAGGATAGAAAACAATACGAAATTGTGAAGGAGTAAGGAGAGGTAGAggggtatatatagtacttgtggatgtgattgttgagtgtagtcttgacaaaaatttaaaaataataattaataatataacccTAGGTACGGCTACAAATAACCTAAAGCTATTTATTTGACTTTTTCAATCCCTTGAAAAACGTAATATCAACAAACCCAATCCCCTACTAACTTTTCCTTGGAAGACGTAATTGGAACCAATATGCATGCTCGGTTTTGTTCTGAATTGGTTCACTGTGCTAaacaaaaattatgtatttaaataaggtaaatgttgctcccattgttatcacatgtagcaacaaatatcctaatattatgtccaaataaacatgtgtggccaaatgaataagaaattaaattaggatgtttactaataatgaaaactcaatatttttttaaatacgattttaatatttcattaaaatattattcgttCGAGTAAATATTGCAATAATTTTTGTAAGATTACATTAACGTATCAATCGTTGGAATCAagattacaataattttttgaatactatataaatatagatatttaataacaaaaccGTTTAATGTTATGAATACAATAGTAGTTTAAGACAAGAAGTGACTCTAGTAATAAAATCAGGAGAATAGTGAATCCGGTACGCTTCATGATGAACAGAGTACACACTCAGCCCAAACAACCTAAATTCATAGTGCGACTTCTGCCATACTGCATCGgtgtcactctgtacaaccctaggtcgaacttgtttcggtgagttcgttagaagaggagtgactccggtacccaaCAGCaaacttcactacatactgtgtcaCCACGCATGTAAACACCGCGAGTGACAACGTCAGTACTACGAACGGTTAACTGTCGCGCCgtacaaccctagctcgaaCTGGATTCAGTGAGTTTGttaggaggatagtgactccggtacaccaaagCTAACTTGACTACATACTCTGTGTCAcagggcccgtaaacaccgaaAGTGACAGCGtcagtactacgaatggttgagtgtcactccgtacaaccctaggtGGAACTGGATTCAGTGAGTTCGttaggaggatagtgactccggtacaccaaagCTTACTTGACTACATACTCTGTGACACAGGGcacgtaaacaccgcaagtgacAGCGtcagtactacgaatggttgagtgtcactccgtacaCGAATGGTGAAACTGGATTCAGTGAGTTCGTgatgaggatagtgactctgctacaccaatgctaacctgagtacttactgtgtgtcacattaaccaaaaaacaccgcCTGCATCAGTGTGAGTGCTATgaacggttgactgccgctcattaaaaccctagcccgagaggatgttcagtgagttcgtcatgaggatagtgactccggtacacgaaTGGTGACacgagtacttactgtgtgtcacattaaccaaaaaacaccgcCAGTAACAGTGTCAGTGCTATgaacggttgactgccgctcactagaaccctagcccgagaggatgttcagtgagttcgtgatgaggatagtgactctgctacaccaatgctaacctgagtacttactgtgtgtcacattaaccaaaaaacacccctagtaacagtgtgagtgctatGAACGGTTAACTGCCGCTCATTaaaaccctagcccgagaggatgttcagtgagttcgtcatgaggatagtgactccggtacacgaaTGGTGACacgagtacttactgtgtgtcacattaaccaaaaaacaccgcCAGTAACAGTGTCAGTGCTATgaacggttgactgccgctcactagaaccctagcccgagaggatgttcagtgagttcgtgatgaggatagtgactccggtacacgaaTGGTGACacgagtacttactgtgtgtcacattaaccaaaaaacaccgcCAGTAACAGTGTCAGTgctatgaaaggttgactgccgctcattagaaccctagcccgagaggatgttcagtgagttcgtcatgaggatagtgactccggtacaccaaagctaacttgagtacttactgtgtgtcacattaaccaaaaaacaccgcCTGTCTCAGTGTGAGTGCTATgaacggttgactgccgctcattagaaccctagccccagaggatgttcagtgagttTGTCCTGAGGATAGTTACTCCGGTACACGAATGGTGAcatgagtacttactgtgtgtcagAGATACTGATAGTAACAGGATGTTCATTGTTACCATAACGAACCCCCCGtgaaaaattgtaaatttttaaaaaatattccaacatgTAATTTTCGGCTTCACGACAGAGATACTGATAGTAACAGGATGTTCACTGTAGacaacactaatttttttttataataattatataatattaaaaaaaactaaataattataaagaaatattaatcaagacttttataaatgtatttgtttgtatttttatatttttaagtgtgGTAATAATATATTCGGGTGTTTGCAGTGTGGGTAGTGTAgtttttaaccttttttttaaccaatccatacatgcggtttttccaatttctcaaaccgcactcgcaccgcgaaactaaaaaTCGCAGAACTCGCACTGCGGAAAATGGTGCGATGCGGTACAGTTTTTTTGATTTGGAATAttaccaataattaaactatcacaaatacaacaaaacttgagcaacatttgtcaaaaattaaatttcaatcaacgtaaattaaaatatttaatgtttactaatattatttaatagatTTAACAAATATTTGGTAGTGAAATATGGGACGTACACTGTTCACTTGATGGACCTTGTCAATTCACACaacactaaaatattattttaaaagaaaggACTGTTTGTGACATGACATGATACGCTTCCCAACGAAACAATCAGCCATGCCCTATTTTGTTGTACGAATTAGGTTTTGAAATTGGGGTTTATTTTGGCACCAAGATTGATAatgttagaaatttttttaaaaaaattcattttcccACCACTAACTCATTTGGAACAGCCTATATATAAACATGTGCCCCCTTTCCTTGTGAGTAACACACATTATCTCCACCATagttagaacaaaaaaaaatttgtacacCTCACTCACAAATTATAGTACATCGCACATGGTGGCTGGTGGTGGAGAAGACTCATGCGGGTTCGATGGGGGTGGTCCGCCTTGGAGAAATTCACTTCAGGGACACCCCCATTGCTACTGTGGTGATCTAGCTTATGTTTGGACTTCTAGTAGTAGAGCAAATCCTGGTCGTCGATTCTTCGGATGTCCACACTATGTAAGAGTTTTGTCTTTTTAGATTCAAAAGTACTTCTCATTTATGTTTTCTGTACTTAGGCAGCCATGATAAACTAATAGGGTTATTTTCAACTCAGGAGAACGATGAAAGTCGAGGATGTGATTACTTTTGTTGGATCGATAAATCACATGGTAAGAGAAGTACAGATGCTACACCTGGATTGCGAAACCAAATCAAGATTTTGGAAGAAGATAAGAAACGCAATGAGAAtgttattagaaaattaatttttatcatttttatttgcCTTTTCATCATTGTCCAACTTATATTGCGTTAAAGATATGGGTTGTCCCAAAATGCAAATGTTTTGTATATCTTATGTTCTCAAAACTTGTTTAACTTAATTGTGTAGAACTTAATAGATGCGTGTGGATGATGACGAAAATTTCATTTGGTATGAAGTACCCACTACGTTCTCAAAATTATATGTTTTGTACATTTCTAATTTCTGTAGCAAATTTCGTCAATGGGTTCAATGTGAAGTtgcaaaattatatattattcacatctTTGTATTTGTTATGTGAAGTAGCGCAATGAGAATGTTCTATATTCCATATTTTTCCTCATTACTATGTTATGAAAAACCAAATTTAAGGGGGCTATTGTCTATTTACATTTGGTTAGAGTAATGGGAGTTGATATGGTATGGtttcaatcttttttttaatatgttctcAAAACTCAGTTCAAAGTTGAATGAGTACAAAGATTTGGTAACTAACATCAAACAATTAACAAGTGACCTTTGTCGTTATTTGTAATGTTATAGTACATGTGTTTTGAAAAATCAGTTTAAAGTTTAATGACTACAAAGATTTGGTCAGATTAGGCAAGTAACATGATTTCCTTCAAATAATTAAGAAGAAGTCACCTCTTaaccaaaaaaacaaataaagaaaattaagaagTCACCTTTGTTTTCGGGTTAAATAATTTCTGTGAAGTACAATCAACTACTTCTGAAGTATGGGTACATTGTAAGAGTTGTTATGGTGTGAGtacaaagatttgctaagtatggtttaatatattctcaaaactaaaataaacacaAGTCTGTGAACATAATAACCAGTTCCAAACGTCAACTAATAAAAACAGATGTCTAAATCCAAATGCTCCCAAATCCAAACTAAACAACACACAAATAACACAACCTATGCTCCCAAATCCAAACTACACAACACACTAATAACACAACCTATTAATAACACAAGTGTTTTTTACACACTATTCACCATATGAAATCTTAGTCTTGCTAGACTGAAACCTAGGGGAGGCTCTTGACGGGGGAAACATGTTTGCATTGCGAGACTTCGCTGTACTGAACCGAGGATCGCGTGGAGACTTTGACGGACTATGCAAAGGGGCCGAGGATGATGCAAATGAGCTGCCTTGTGCAGCCCTACGATCTTCAACCACTTTGGTACGAATTTCATTTTGTTCATCAGTTATGATCCTCACAGCGATTTCCAAACGTGCCTCAACCGGGTGAAACTGTGCCACAatacagaaacaaaaacaaaaaattagaaaatgtaATTAACTCTAATCAACTTGACAGTAAAACaccgaataaaatttaaattacacaaCGTTAATCTCAATCAAACTTGCGTAGTACATTCTGAAATAACTAAACAGTGGTATACCTCATCAACTACTTCTTCCTCATTGGCCACAACCTCCATGTACTTCATGACGTATACACCGCAATCTCGGTCATTGTCTTGTTGAGGAAGCCCGCGATCTTTCCTGTCAATTCTGAAATCCACGAAAGTCACATTCTTCGACCTATTCTCCTCAAACAAAAGGTCCAACGTCGGCAACTGCAAACGTATACAATTAGttagattcaatgaagaatgagTTCACATCAAACAATGAAACTTTGCAAGTTTACCATTTCTTTCGTAGCCTCCACACGATACTTCTCATTCATTGCGGTGTGTAGGGAGTCCAGAAATGAGACAACCTTAGACTTCATATTTACTTCGGCACCAAACCAATGTGGTGCACCTTCTAGAGTCAACACCGGCACAAACATCTACAATTGAATAGAGGAACAATaaagtcaaaaataaattgaaattacAGACCATATAGATATTCGACACTACAATGACCAATATGCATCGCTAACATATCTCAGTTTTCAAAATTACAATTAAGAACGACCATGTGTATATGATGAAGTACCTTGACGCATTTTTCCAAGTTGTCTTCGTAAAACAGTTTTGACCACTCCCGGTCTTTCGCAATCCTCTTCACATTAAACGAACCGAGAGTTTTTTTGCTGCAAAAGCATTGTTCATCTTGTCAAGTAACAGAAATTACAACCAAActgaattacaaaatttaaaataagttgtACAGCAAAGCAATTACCGAGATGCGAGTGGGCATGTACCAAACACGAGGTTGGTCAGGTAATCGACTATCACGTTCGTACTTGTTCATTAGTATAGAAAAACAGTCAATGATCTGCAACAAAATGAAATATGATTTACACATGTACAATAAATGATACATATTTAGTTAATACTTTGACACTTACGGATCCCTCAACTTCTCGCAACGGTCGCAACGATGCCATGCACCTCCTATCCACTTCAAACTTTCGAAATTTCGCAAGCACATATCTGATTCAATTGTAATCAATGTAACTGTTATTAAAAATTTCTACAAGTATATCATAATGAGAAATACGAAAATAACATTTACTTACCCCGGATCTAATGTGTTGctaaaaataaacttgtaaaaccCATATTGGTTACGGGGGATCGCTTCCTTCGTCTTGAAAGGCCCGACAACAGTTCTGCCCGACTCAATGAATTGCTCGTACGCCTTATCGTTGAAGTCATCCTCAATTAAAGGCACATTCTCCGACTGTGTCTTCTTTGATTTGACGAGGGCTTTGCCTTTATTCCAGAAAGATGCCACTTCGACTATATCAAAGTCCTCATCGTCGAAGGTCTTATGTGCAGCACCTTCATCTTCAACAGATTTTGTAATAGATAGTAAAGGCGTACTTACAGAATCCACCACATTTTCGTCGGATAGACCAACAACATTAGTCTTTGAACGGACAGGGGACTTCAACGGGGACTCCTCCACGGCCTGGCTGCACTCCGCCTTCTTCCCCGTTTCCGCAGCAGCATCCTCCTCCAACTCTCGGTCAATACCACCTACACCTTCTCCTTTGTCcataaatttcaaagaaaatgatctcaactgAGACTTTAACTCATTGGAGAAGTACTCCTTCAACTCGTTGATAGAGCTGAAAAAGTGGTCACTGCTCTTTCTTCCTTCCGAGTCGGAGTAGTAGTTGGGCAGTATTACGGGATTCGAAGTGAGCGTTATCTGTTAAACATAACAAATttaacaaatttaatttttcaaacccaaaataattaatatcaacTGAAATCACATTACCACATTATAACCAAAATTCGATGTACCTTGTCGCTGTTGGGACCCCCATTGTCTTTCACAAATTTGTAAGCGGACTTACATTGTTTACTACCCCAAAAATCAACGGGGAGCACTGTTCGGTCGACATATCCAAAGTTCCACTCCACGTGAGTCAAGTACACCAACTGTCACAAACAAACAATGTATTAGTAATACATTCGACTAATAAAtcacaatattatattataaactgAATAAACACATTTACATAATTGaaagataacaaaatcaatGTACCTGGAGGAATAAGGTGCAGCCAGATACATTCTTCGTGGCCTTATTTCGGAATCTGAAAATTGAGTTCATCAGATACCTGAACCCCGCAGTCGCCCAGTTCTTGTGGCGAATGTCCCTGGTAACCCTAAGGGAGTGCAAGTACCCCGAAGTGATATCGACCCCCGTTTTCGGCGCAAGGACTGTCCCTATGACCACCAAAGAAAATTTAATCAGAAATAGGCTGTCTGCCTCAACGCACTCCAACAAAGATTTCTCCAACATTGTCAAGGACACGGTGTACTCGACAACATTCAATATCTCCTCCAGATATCGAGTGTCACTATCACCCTCGGTGACTACAGGATCCCCTCCGTCGTCCACCCCCATAACATCTCCGAACATCGCGGCAGATAAGTGAATTTTCCTCCCATACAAATCCAGTATGCTAGTGGTTGGGTCAACATGTTTGATTAACCAACTCACTAGTCGGGTGTCAACGTATGGTGCATCCTCTCTGATGAATGATCCAAATCCAGCATTTTGGATCACATCTTTCTGCTCCAAGTTCAGGTTCTTGCAAATCCTGATTAAACGGTTGAAGGAGCATCGACCGTACACAGATGCTTCTTCACTTTCAGGAGCACCCTCTTCCTCATCCACCtccactttcttccccttgGCATCAGCTGCCTTTGGTTTCCTCCCCCTTGTTTTCACTGCCTTCTTAGCGGGATTAGGGTTAGGGTCATAGCTTCTCCACTCAGACTTCTCCTCGTCGGTGAAACCTTTATATTGCACTTTCAATTTGTCGGTAGCCTGTAATATGAGGCAAACTTACATCAACTACAGAGTACATGGAAAGAATCTTAAAGTACGTCAAACAACCCTAGGTCAATTACAGACAAttgatataaaaaaattaagtaacagTCGACATCAAACCTCTTTCTCAGTTAATCCCTTCTCAGCTGCTCGAAGGGCTTTGTAGTTCGCATTGCTACATATGGACATAATTTcaatcaaatatataataaaataaatgttaaacaTCAATCACACGAGTAAACAACTATCCATCATTCaaaacttacaagaaatttcTCCAAGCAACCGCATTATCGTTCGGCTCGAGGGTGACATCCTTCTTTACGGGTTCATTTCCCCCTTTCCTTTTGCGTTTCCCAGCCATGTATGATGAACCTAACCAAATTAAAGATAAACAAATTTAAACAATAAGGACTACATGTTTCAACAAatacactatataaaaaaaaattgaccaaAACACAATGAAAATCGTGCATTGTAATCACCCAAAATCACATCAAATCAACTTAACCATTCGACATTGGAAAAATTCAGATTTCAAACACACATTTCATGCTTCTTGCATGTTACACATTAAAGTACATTAAAATGATGTGAAACTCTTTTCAACTAAATGATTTCCACAACCAAAACAATGAACAAAACAACACTTAACTACTAACTCCCATAACTAAAAAGTGGTACAAACGAGTTGGTACAATCCGTGAGAACCAAGAACATAAAGCACACACATGAATAGacaaaattcccccaaacttaaCCAATCTGGGTACCTTGTACCTCTTAATTCATAATGAACAGAGTACAAAACCAGTTGGAAAACATTTAATATCAGAATTAACAAAACAATGCTTCACTACTAACTGTCATAACCAATTTCAATAACTTCTCCAATAATTCATATACACAAAAAATCCAAACTGCCATAGTTTTTATCAATAGTGTATCTCATTAACTCATGAATCTTGTGTCTAAACCATCCAATTTTTCAAAACAAATTCATAACAATAGTAAAATCCAAACTACAACTTCTAATTAAAGTACAACAATCACTCacaacagataacaaaaaacatCACATTTGGTAAGTAACAATCTGAACCAAAAAATTTAAGACCATAGTTTCTTTACCTAACTCAACACATGACAGCCATCACCATTCCATTGTTTTCCttactttcaaaatttttttttgggtcaaTATAGGGCAGCCCACGGTAAAATATTTgggtaaaaaaaatacacaccaAAATGACCAAACACGTGAATCCAAAACACTTTCACAATAAAATTACCAAATTACCAAACAAAattgattttcaaaaataattattttccagCAACACTATACATACCAATGTATAGTatgcttttctttctttcattacATTCTTTTCTTAAAATTGTTTCACTGTATTAGGATTGTTAATCCTTCTGTTCATGATTCAAGAATCATGGCAGTGACAATGGTGAAAACAGAGAACGAAATCCAATCTTCAATAACTGAATATATTGACTATTATTGCATATATTCAGAGTACAATAGAAGAGTACTTTATATATTCATTACACACCATAACCAAAACAAATTAAATGCAATCTTCACTAACTGAAAAATAACAACCACTTACAGTGATGAACAATCTCTAATAGACTCTGAACAAAGACCCCTAATACACAGGGAATAAATTAATCCAAAACACtttcacaataaaaaaaacaaacaaaaactgTACACACATTTAACTTCGATTTTCACCACTCTCAGAATAAAAATCCTGTTCACGAAGCAGATTTAAAGCATgtaaaaaagattaaaattactcaataaacaaaaaatggaacacaaaaacaaaataaaatgcaCATACACGGTTGAAGAACAACCCTtctctttacaaaagtttaaatcTTTC
Encoded here:
- the LOC133035417 gene encoding uncharacterized protein LOC133035417, giving the protein MVAGGGEDSCGFDGGGPPWRNSLQGHPHCYCGDLAYVWTSSSRANPGRRFFGCPHYENDESRGCDYFCWIDKSHGKRSTDATPGLRNQIKILEEDKKRNENVIRKLIFIIFICLFIIVQLILR
- the LOC133035612 gene encoding uncharacterized protein LOC133035612 isoform X1, which translates into the protein MFGDVMGVDDGGDPVVTEGDSDTRYLEEILNVVEYTVSLTMLEKSLLECVEADSLFLIKFSLVVIGTVLAPKTGVDITSGYLHSLRVTRDIRHKNWATAGFRYLMNSIFRFRNKATKNVSGCTLFLQLVYLTHVEWNFGYVDRTVLPVDFWGSKQCKSAYKFVKDNGGPNSDKITLTSNPVILPNYYSDSEGRKSSDHFFSSINELKEYFSNELKSQLRSFSLKFMDKGEGVGGIDRELEEDAAAETGKKAECSQAVEESPLKSPVRSKTNVVGLSDENVVDSVSTPLLSITKSVEDEGAAHKTFDDEDFDIVEVASFWNKGKALVKSKKTQSENVPLIEDDFNDKAYEQFIESGRTVVGPFKTKEAIPRNQYGFYKFIFSNTLDPGYVLAKFRKFEVDRRCMASLRPLREVEGSIIDCFSILMNKYERDSRLPDQPRVWYMPTRISVIALLYNLF
- the LOC133035612 gene encoding uncharacterized protein LOC133035612 isoform X2, producing MFGDVMGVDDGGDPVVTEGDSDTRYLEEILNVVEYTVSLTMLEKSLLECVEADSLFLIKFSLVVIGTVLAPKTGVDITSGYLHSLRVTRDIRHKNWATAGFRYLMNSIFRFRNKATKNVSGCTLFLQLVYLTHVEWNFGYVDRTVLPVDFWGSKQCKSAYKFVKDNGGPNSDKITLTSNPVILPNYYSDSEGRKSSDHFFSSINELKEYFSNELKSQLRSFSLKFMDKGEGVGGIDRELEEDAAAETGKKAECSQAVEESPLKSPVRSKTNVVGLSDENVVDSVSTPLLSITKSVEDEGAAHKTFDDEDFDIVEVASFWNKGKALVKSKKTQSENVPLIEDDFNDKAYEQFIESGRTVVGPFKTKEAIPRNQYGFYKFIFSNTLDPGYVLAKFRKFEVDRRCMASLRPLREVEGSIIDCFSILMNKYERDSRLPDQPRVWYMPTRISQKNSRFV
- the LOC133035896 gene encoding uncharacterized protein LOC133035896; protein product: MAGKRKRKGGNEPVKKDVTLEPNDNAVAWRNFFNANYKALRAAEKGLTEKEATDKLKVQYKGFTDEEKSEWRSYDPNPNPAKKAVKTRGRKPKAADAKGKKVEVDEEEGAPESEEASVYGRCSFNRLIRICKNLNLEQKDRGCTIR